A DNA window from Pseudomonas wuhanensis contains the following coding sequences:
- a CDS encoding ABC transporter substrate-binding protein — MRHTLVLSALLGTGLLAVTSISQAANNSLVFCSEGSPAGFDTAQYTTATDNDAAEPLYNRLAEFEKGATNVVPGLATSWDISEDGLKYTFHLREGVKFHTTKYFTPTRDFNADDVLFTFNRMLDPQQPFRKAYPTEFPYFNGMSLNKNIAKVEKTGPLTVVMTLNSVDAAFIQNIAMSFAAILSAEYADQLLASGKPSDINQKPIGTGPFVFKSYQKDSNIRYSGNKQYWDPSRVKLDNLIFAINTDASVRVQKLKANECQITLHPRPADVTALKNDPKLQLIEKPGFNLGYIAYNVRHKPFDQLEVRQALDMAVNKQGILNAVYQGAGQLAVNAMPPTQWSYDETVKDAAYNPEKAKELLKAAGVKEGTEITLWAMPVQRPYNPNAKLMAEMLQADWAKIGLKVKIVSYEWGEYIKRTKNGEHDISLIGWTGDNGDPDNWLGTLYSCDAIGGNNYSMWCDPAYDKLIKQAKVVTDRDQRTVLYKQAQQYLKQQVPITPVAHSTVNQPLSAKVEGFKVSPFGRNVFSGVSLDQ; from the coding sequence ATGCGCCATACCTTGGTTTTATCCGCATTGCTGGGCACCGGCCTGCTGGCCGTCACTTCCATTAGCCAGGCCGCCAATAACAGCCTGGTGTTCTGCTCCGAAGGCAGCCCGGCGGGCTTCGACACCGCGCAATACACCACGGCGACCGATAACGACGCCGCCGAGCCGCTGTACAACCGATTGGCAGAGTTTGAAAAAGGCGCCACCAACGTTGTACCGGGCTTGGCAACGAGCTGGGATATTTCCGAGGACGGCCTCAAGTACACCTTTCACCTGCGCGAAGGGGTGAAATTTCACACCACCAAGTACTTCACACCGACCCGCGATTTCAACGCCGATGACGTGCTGTTCACGTTCAATCGCATGCTTGATCCGCAGCAACCCTTCCGAAAGGCTTACCCAACCGAGTTCCCGTATTTCAACGGGATGAGCCTGAACAAGAACATCGCCAAGGTCGAGAAGACCGGGCCGCTCACCGTGGTGATGACGCTCAACAGCGTCGACGCCGCATTCATCCAGAACATCGCCATGAGCTTCGCCGCGATCCTTTCCGCCGAATACGCCGACCAGTTGCTGGCCTCCGGCAAGCCGAGCGACATCAACCAGAAGCCGATCGGCACTGGCCCGTTCGTGTTCAAGAGCTACCAGAAAGATTCCAACATCCGTTACAGCGGCAACAAGCAGTACTGGGACCCGAGCCGGGTCAAGCTCGACAACCTGATTTTCGCCATCAACACCGACGCCTCGGTGCGCGTGCAGAAACTCAAGGCCAACGAATGCCAGATCACCCTGCACCCGCGCCCGGCCGACGTAACCGCGCTGAAAAACGATCCGAAACTGCAACTGATCGAGAAGCCCGGCTTCAACCTTGGTTACATCGCCTATAACGTGCGGCACAAACCGTTCGATCAGCTCGAAGTGCGCCAGGCGCTGGACATGGCGGTGAACAAGCAAGGCATTCTCAACGCCGTCTATCAAGGCGCTGGCCAACTGGCGGTCAACGCCATGCCACCGACCCAATGGTCCTACGACGAAACAGTTAAAGACGCCGCCTACAACCCGGAAAAAGCCAAGGAGCTGCTCAAGGCTGCCGGCGTCAAGGAAGGCACCGAAATCACCCTCTGGGCCATGCCGGTTCAGCGTCCGTACAACCCCAACGCCAAGTTGATGGCCGAAATGCTCCAGGCGGATTGGGCGAAGATCGGCCTCAAGGTCAAGATCGTCAGCTACGAATGGGGCGAGTACATCAAGCGCACCAAGAACGGCGAGCACGATATCAGCCTGATCGGCTGGACCGGTGACAATGGCGATCCGGACAACTGGCTCGGCACGCTTTACAGCTGCGATGCCATTGGCGGCAACAACTACTCCATGTGGTGTGATCCGGCTTACGACAAGCTGATCAAGCAAGCCAAGGTCGTCACAGACCGTGACCAGCGCACCGTGCTCTACAAACAGGCGCAGCAGTACCTCAAGCAGCAGGTGCCGATCACGCCGGTCGCCCACTCGACGGTCAATCAGCCGTTGAGCGCCAAAGTCGAAGGATTCAAGGTGAGTCCTTTCGGTCGTAATGTGTTCTCGGGCGTCAGCCTGGACCAATAA
- a CDS encoding ABC transporter ATP-binding protein has translation MSLLEIKNLNVRFGDANAVPVVDGLDITVEKGEVLAIVGESGSGKSVTMMALMGLIEHPGIVTADALNFDGKNMLKLSNRQRRQIVGKDLAMVFQDPMTALNPSYTVGFQIEEVLRLHLKMSRKDARKRAIELLEKVEIPGAASRMDAYPHQLSGGMSQRVAIAMAIAGEPKLLIADEPTTALDVTIQAQIMDLLLALQKEQDMGLVLITHDLAVVAETAQRVCVMYAGQAVEVGQVPQLFDIPAHPYSEALLKAIPEHSLGAARLSTLPGIVPGRYDRPQGCLLSPRCPYVQDNCRTQRPALDPKSNSLARCFYPLNQEVA, from the coding sequence ATGTCACTGTTAGAAATCAAGAATCTCAACGTTCGCTTCGGCGACGCCAACGCCGTTCCGGTGGTCGACGGTCTCGACATTACCGTGGAAAAAGGCGAAGTACTGGCCATCGTCGGCGAATCGGGTTCCGGCAAGTCCGTGACCATGATGGCGCTGATGGGCCTGATCGAGCATCCGGGGATCGTCACTGCCGATGCCCTGAATTTCGACGGCAAGAACATGCTCAAGCTCAGCAACCGTCAACGTCGGCAAATCGTCGGCAAAGACCTGGCCATGGTGTTTCAGGACCCGATGACCGCGCTGAATCCGAGCTACACCGTCGGTTTCCAGATTGAAGAAGTGCTGCGCCTGCACCTGAAAATGTCCAGAAAGGACGCCCGCAAGCGTGCCATCGAGCTGCTGGAAAAAGTGGAAATCCCAGGCGCTGCCAGCCGGATGGACGCCTACCCGCATCAACTCTCCGGCGGTATGAGCCAGCGTGTTGCAATCGCCATGGCGATTGCCGGCGAACCGAAACTGCTGATCGCCGACGAACCGACCACCGCGCTGGACGTAACGATTCAGGCGCAGATCATGGACCTGCTGCTGGCCCTGCAAAAAGAGCAGGACATGGGCCTGGTGCTGATCACCCACGACCTCGCGGTCGTCGCCGAAACCGCCCAGCGCGTGTGCGTGATGTATGCCGGCCAAGCGGTTGAAGTCGGTCAGGTGCCACAACTGTTCGACATTCCGGCGCACCCGTACAGCGAGGCACTGCTCAAGGCCATTCCGGAACACAGCCTGGGTGCCGCGCGCCTGTCGACACTGCCAGGCATCGTTCCCGGTCGTTACGACCGCCCGCAAGGCTGCCTGTTGTCGCCGCGCTGCCCCTACGTGCAGGACAACTGCCGCACCCAGCGTCCGGCCCTTGACCCGAAAAGCAACAGCCTCGCCCGTTGCTTCTACCCGTTGAATCAGGAGGTGGCGTAA
- a CDS encoding ABC transporter permease subunit, which produces MTTLTTPVAVDQSLLYPSPYKEFWHAFSRNKGAVAGLMFMLLVIFCAIFAPWVAPHNPSEQYRDFLLTPPSWLEGGQIQFLLGTDELGRDLLSRLINGSRLSLLIGLSSVVMSLIPGILLGLFAGFFPRVLGPTIMRLMDIMLALPSLLLAVAIVAILGPGLINTIIAIAVVSLPSYVRLTRAAVMGELNRDYVTAARLAGAGLPRLMFVTVLPNCMAPLIVQATLSFSSAILDAAALGFLGLGVQPPTPEWGTMLASARDYIERAWWVVSLPGLTILLSVLAINLMGDGLRDALDPKLKNAA; this is translated from the coding sequence ATGACCACTCTCACTACACCGGTAGCAGTCGATCAAAGCCTGCTGTATCCGTCCCCGTATAAAGAATTCTGGCACGCGTTCTCCAGGAACAAAGGCGCCGTCGCCGGCCTGATGTTCATGCTGCTGGTGATTTTCTGCGCGATCTTCGCCCCATGGGTCGCACCGCATAACCCAAGCGAGCAGTACCGCGACTTCCTGCTGACCCCGCCGTCCTGGCTGGAAGGCGGGCAAATCCAGTTCCTGCTCGGCACCGATGAACTGGGTCGCGACCTGCTGTCGCGGCTGATCAACGGTTCGCGCCTGTCCCTGCTGATCGGCTTGTCGTCGGTGGTGATGTCGCTGATTCCGGGCATCCTTTTGGGTCTGTTCGCCGGGTTCTTCCCGCGCGTGCTCGGCCCGACCATCATGCGTCTGATGGACATCATGCTGGCCCTGCCGTCCCTGCTGCTGGCCGTGGCGATTGTCGCCATCCTCGGCCCTGGCCTGATCAACACCATTATTGCCATCGCCGTGGTTTCGTTGCCGTCCTATGTTCGTCTGACCCGCGCTGCGGTGATGGGCGAACTGAACCGCGACTACGTGACCGCCGCGCGCCTGGCCGGTGCCGGTCTGCCACGCCTGATGTTCGTCACCGTGCTGCCCAACTGCATGGCGCCGCTGATCGTTCAGGCCACCCTGAGTTTCTCCTCGGCGATTCTCGATGCCGCGGCACTGGGCTTCCTCGGCCTTGGCGTACAACCGCCAACGCCTGAGTGGGGCACCATGCTGGCTTCGGCTCGTGACTACATCGAACGCGCCTGGTGGGTGGTGAGCTTGCCTGGTTTGACCATTTTGCTCAGCGTGCTGGCAATCAACTTGATGGGCGACGGCCTGCGCGATGCGCTGGACCCGAAACTCAAGAACGCCGCCTGA
- a CDS encoding OprD family porin codes for MKLSSTALLALAISSITATAYAEPASQEFVPTTLAGSSAQSEAKGFIDGQSLGGTTRNWYANELKRRDDTFSYKKNSVKNDPTAPRTPTPRRINWVQGTIVNYTSGFTQGTVGVSTEVALYNAIVLDRDRKDIAGGSNRTLADSNGDAVDQWSKLGLANAKFRVSNTTLTAGRQNFSTPIVDVIGNRALPSSFEGISLHSEEFNNMSFDLAGFDRVSPRTEQSLSKFRSEYSATGVETDKVYTAGVNYQPFKSLKTSLYGANVEDFWNQYYFGATHELGDSQVLSLTTGLNYYKTVDEGKKLMGEIDNDTYSLSLGLAHQAHSLTFSYQEVNGDTYFDYLHETNGIYLANSLLSDFNGPNEKSFQIAYGLNMAEYGVPGLKFNIYQARGWGIDGTHYRGTAYTDPGAKRGDLSLMDGETHYEYGIGASYAVQSGPLKATAIRATYTTHRASENQADGNINEFRLVTTIPFNIL; via the coding sequence ATGAAACTGAGCAGCACCGCGTTATTGGCCTTGGCCATCAGCAGCATCACCGCCACGGCATACGCAGAACCTGCAAGTCAGGAGTTTGTCCCTACCACATTGGCCGGCAGTAGCGCCCAAAGCGAGGCCAAAGGCTTTATCGATGGACAAAGCCTGGGCGGCACAACGCGTAACTGGTATGCCAACGAACTGAAACGTCGTGACGACACCTTCAGCTACAAGAAAAACAGCGTGAAGAACGATCCGACCGCCCCTAGGACCCCGACACCACGTCGTATCAACTGGGTTCAGGGCACCATCGTCAATTACACCTCGGGCTTCACCCAGGGCACCGTTGGCGTCAGCACCGAAGTCGCCCTCTACAACGCCATCGTTCTGGACCGTGATCGCAAGGATATTGCAGGCGGCTCCAACCGCACCCTGGCAGACTCCAACGGCGATGCCGTCGACCAGTGGAGCAAACTGGGTCTGGCCAACGCCAAGTTCCGTGTATCGAACACCACCTTGACCGCCGGTCGTCAGAACTTCAGCACGCCGATCGTCGACGTCATCGGCAACCGTGCACTGCCTTCGAGCTTTGAAGGTATCAGCCTGCACAGCGAAGAATTCAACAACATGTCGTTCGACCTGGCCGGTTTCGACCGCGTTTCGCCACGTACCGAACAGAGTCTGTCGAAGTTCCGCAGCGAGTACTCCGCCACCGGCGTTGAAACCGACAAGGTCTACACCGCAGGCGTGAACTACCAGCCGTTCAAAAGCCTGAAAACCAGCCTGTACGGCGCCAACGTCGAAGACTTCTGGAACCAGTACTACTTCGGCGCCACCCACGAGCTGGGTGACAGCCAGGTGCTGAGTCTGACCACCGGCCTGAACTACTACAAAACCGTCGACGAAGGCAAAAAGTTGATGGGTGAGATCGACAACGACACCTACTCGCTGTCGCTGGGCCTGGCTCACCAGGCTCACAGTCTGACCTTCTCGTACCAGGAAGTGAACGGCGACACCTATTTCGACTACCTGCACGAAACCAACGGCATCTACCTGGCCAACTCCTTGCTGTCGGACTTCAACGGCCCGAACGAGAAATCCTTCCAGATTGCCTACGGTCTGAACATGGCCGAATACGGCGTTCCAGGCCTGAAATTCAACATCTACCAGGCACGCGGCTGGGGCATTGACGGTACTCACTACCGCGGCACGGCTTACACCGATCCGGGCGCCAAGCGCGGCGACCTGAGCCTGATGGACGGCGAAACCCACTACGAATACGGCATCGGTGCGTCCTACGCCGTGCAGAGCGGCCCACTCAAGGCCACCGCCATCCGCGCGACGTACACCACTCACCGCGCCAGCGAAAACCAGGCTGACGGCAACATCAACGAGTTCCGTCTTGTGACCACCATCCCGTTCAACATTTTGTAA
- a CDS encoding ABC transporter substrate-binding protein: MKMLPLRAAIAAALLSAAVGVSAKPLVVCTEASPEGFDMVQYTTAVTGDAVSETIFNRLVGFKPGTTEVIPALAESWEISDDGLTYTFHLRQGVKFHTTDYFKPTRDMNADDVVWSFQRQLDPKHPWHKLSSVGFPYFESMGFKELLKSVEKVDDNTVKFTLTRREAPFLADIAMAFSSIYSAEYADQLLKANKAGDLNNKPIGTGPFVFQRYAKDAQVRFKANPDYFGGKPPADPLIFAITIDNNVRLQKLKADECQIALYPKPDDVPSIKADQNLKVDELAAMTTSYTAMNTSRKYMSDVRVRKAINIAFDKQTYVTSLYGKGNAVIGTVPYPPTLLGFNDKLKNPPRDLGKARELLKEAGVPEGTVLTLFTRNGGGPTNPNPLLGAQMMQSDLAQIGIKLDIRVMEWGEMLKRAKNGEHDLVSAGWAGDNGDPDNFLTPNLSCDAAKNGENYARWCNKEFQDLIDKARGGTEPAARAALYEQAQEVFDKDQPWIPMAYPKMFTAMRKNVEGYHQSPLTTNNFATTQVK; encoded by the coding sequence ATGAAAATGCTTCCCCTACGAGCGGCCATCGCCGCCGCGTTGCTGAGTGCCGCTGTTGGCGTCTCGGCCAAACCCTTGGTGGTCTGTACCGAAGCCAGCCCGGAAGGCTTCGATATGGTCCAGTACACGACTGCAGTCACCGGCGATGCGGTGTCCGAAACCATTTTCAATCGTCTGGTGGGCTTCAAGCCAGGCACCACTGAAGTGATCCCGGCATTGGCCGAGTCGTGGGAGATCAGCGACGACGGTCTGACCTACACGTTCCACCTGCGCCAAGGCGTCAAGTTTCACACCACCGACTATTTCAAGCCGACCCGCGACATGAACGCCGACGACGTGGTCTGGAGCTTCCAGCGTCAGCTGGACCCGAAACACCCATGGCACAAACTGTCGAGCGTGGGCTTCCCGTACTTTGAAAGCATGGGCTTCAAAGAGCTGCTCAAAAGCGTCGAGAAGGTCGACGACAATACGGTCAAATTCACCCTGACCCGCCGTGAAGCGCCGTTCCTGGCCGACATCGCCATGGCCTTCTCCTCGATCTACTCTGCCGAGTACGCCGATCAGTTGCTCAAGGCCAACAAGGCCGGCGATCTGAACAACAAACCAATCGGCACCGGCCCGTTCGTTTTCCAGCGTTACGCCAAGGACGCTCAGGTCCGTTTCAAGGCCAACCCGGACTACTTCGGTGGCAAGCCCCCGGCTGATCCGCTCATATTCGCGATCACCATCGACAACAACGTGCGCCTGCAAAAACTGAAGGCCGACGAATGCCAGATCGCGCTGTATCCCAAACCCGATGATGTCCCTAGCATCAAGGCCGACCAGAACCTGAAGGTCGACGAACTGGCCGCAATGACCACCAGCTACACCGCGATGAATACCAGCCGCAAGTACATGAGCGATGTACGCGTACGCAAGGCGATAAACATTGCATTCGACAAGCAGACTTACGTCACTAGTTTGTACGGCAAGGGCAACGCCGTCATTGGTACCGTTCCCTATCCTCCGACCCTGCTAGGCTTCAACGACAAACTGAAAAACCCACCGCGAGACCTTGGTAAGGCCCGTGAACTTCTCAAGGAAGCGGGTGTACCGGAAGGTACCGTGCTGACGCTGTTTACCCGCAACGGCGGCGGCCCCACCAACCCTAATCCACTGCTGGGCGCGCAAATGATGCAGTCGGATCTGGCGCAGATCGGGATCAAGCTCGACATCCGTGTCATGGAATGGGGAGAAATGCTCAAACGCGCCAAGAATGGCGAACACGACCTGGTATCGGCAGGCTGGGCCGGCGATAACGGCGACCCGGACAACTTTCTTACGCCGAACCTGAGTTGCGACGCAGCGAAAAACGGCGAAAACTACGCCCGGTGGTGCAACAAGGAATTCCAGGACTTGATCGACAAGGCTCGCGGCGGCACTGAACCGGCTGCCAGGGCGGCGCTCTACGAACAAGCGCAGGAAGTTTTCGACAAGGACCAGCCATGGATTCCCATGGCCTATCCGAAAATGTTCACGGCAATGCGCAAAAACGTCGAGGGTTACCACCAGAGTCCTCTGACAACCAATAACTTCGCCACCACCCAGGTGAAGTAG
- a CDS encoding ABC transporter permease subunit: MFSFIARRLGLLIPTFFGITLLTFALIRMIPGDPVEVMMGERRVDPEMHAQAMERLGLNKPLYAQYLDYIGKLAHGDLGESLRTRESVWTEFSSLFPATLELSMAALLFAGILGLLAGVIAALKRGSLFDHGVMGVSLAGYSMPIFWWGLILIMFFSVSLGWTPVSGRIDLLYDIEPRTGFMLIDTLLADDVGAFFDALHHLILPAIVLGTIPLAVIARMTRSSMLEVLREDYIRTAKAKGLSPSRVVFVHGLRNALIPVLTVVGLQVGTLLAGAVLTETIFSWPGIGKWLIEAIGARDYPVVQNGILLIACLVILVNFVVDILYGFANPRIRHQR; encoded by the coding sequence ATGTTTAGTTTTATTGCCCGCCGATTGGGGTTACTGATCCCCACGTTCTTCGGCATCACCTTGCTGACTTTCGCGTTGATTCGCATGATTCCAGGCGACCCCGTGGAAGTAATGATGGGCGAACGTAGAGTCGACCCCGAAATGCATGCTCAGGCAATGGAACGCCTAGGTCTGAACAAACCCCTGTATGCCCAATACCTGGATTACATCGGCAAGTTGGCCCACGGCGATCTCGGCGAATCCCTGCGTACCCGTGAAAGCGTCTGGACCGAGTTCAGCTCTCTCTTCCCCGCGACCCTGGAACTGTCCATGGCCGCCCTGTTGTTCGCCGGCATCCTGGGCCTTCTGGCCGGGGTGATTGCGGCACTCAAGCGAGGATCCCTGTTCGACCACGGGGTGATGGGAGTCTCCCTGGCGGGATACTCGATGCCGATCTTCTGGTGGGGCCTGATCCTGATCATGTTCTTCTCGGTGAGCCTGGGCTGGACGCCGGTGTCCGGGCGGATCGACCTGCTCTACGACATCGAGCCGCGCACCGGCTTCATGCTGATCGATACGCTGCTGGCCGATGACGTCGGGGCGTTCTTCGATGCCCTGCATCACCTGATCCTGCCGGCCATCGTGCTCGGCACCATTCCGCTGGCGGTGATCGCGCGAATGACCCGTTCGTCGATGCTCGAAGTACTGCGTGAAGACTACATCCGTACCGCCAAAGCCAAGGGCCTGTCGCCATCGCGGGTGGTGTTCGTTCACGGCCTGCGTAACGCACTGATTCCGGTACTGACCGTGGTCGGCCTGCAAGTCGGCACGCTGCTGGCCGGTGCGGTCCTGACCGAAACCATTTTCTCCTGGCCCGGCATCGGCAAATGGCTGATCGAAGCCATTGGCGCACGGGACTATCCCGTGGTGCAGAACGGCATCCTGTTAATCGCCTGCCTGGTGATTCTGGTCAACTTCGTAGTGGACATCCTCTACGGCTTTGCCAACCCACGCATCCGTCATCAGCGCTGA